The proteins below come from a single Ochotona princeps isolate mOchPri1 chromosome 6, mOchPri1.hap1, whole genome shotgun sequence genomic window:
- the VPS33B gene encoding vacuolar protein sorting-associated protein 33B isoform X1: MAFPHRPDAPELPDFSMLKRLARDQLIYLLEQLPGKKDLFIEADLMSPLDRIANVSILKQHEVDKLYKVENKPVVSSSEQLCFLVRPRIKNMRYIANLVNADKLAGRTRKYKVIFSPQKFYACEMVLEEEGIYGDVSCDEWAFSLLPLDVDLLSMELPEFFRDYFLEGDQRWINTVAQALHLLSTLYGPFSNCYGIGRCAKMSYELWRKLEEEEDSETKGRRPEIGHIFLLDRDVDFVTALCSQVVYEGLVDDTFRIKCGSVDFGPEVTSSDKSLKVLLNAEDKVFSEIRNEHFSNVFGFLSQKARNLQAQYDRRRGMDIKQMKNFVSRELKGLKQEHRLLSLHIGACESIMKKKTKQDFQELIKTEHALLEGFNIREGTSYIEEHIDRQVSPIESLRLMCLLSITENGLIPKDYRSLKTQYLQSYGPEHLLTFSNLRRAGLLTEQAPGDTLTAVESKVSKLVTDKAAGKITDAFSSLAKRSNFRAISKKLNLIPRVDGEYDLKVPRDMAYVFSGAYVPLSCRIMELVLERRSWQGLDEVVRLLNCSECVFTDTAKEDKQSSESLRLILVVFLGGCTFSEISALRFLGREKGYRFIFLTTAVTNSARLMEAMSEVRA, from the exons ATGGCCTTCCCGCATCGACCGGACGCCCCTGAGCTGCCGGACTTCTCCATGCTAAAGAGGCTTGCCCGCGACCAGCTCATCTACCTcctggagcag cttcctgggaaaaaagatttgttcatcgAGGCAGATCTCATGAGCCCTCTGGATCGGATCGCCAACGTCTCCATCCTGAAG caacatgaagtggacaAACTGTACAAGGTGGAGAACAAGCCGGTTGTCAGTTCCAGCGAGCA atTGTGCTTCCTGGTCCGACCTCGCATCAAGAATATGCGTTACATTGCTA ATCTTGTCAACGCTGACAAACTGGCTGGCCGAACTCGAAAATACAAAGTTATCTTTAGTCCTCAGAAG ttttaTGCGTGTGAGATGGTGTTGGAAGAAGAGGGCATCTATGGAG ATGTGAGCTGTGATGAAtgggccttctctctgctgcctcttGATGTGGACCTGTTAAGCATGGAGCTGCCTGAGTTCTTTAGGGACTACTTCCTG GAGGGAGATCAGCGCTGGATCAACACTGTGGCTCAGGCGCTGCACCTTCTCAGCACCCTCTACGGGCCCTTTTCCAATTGCTATGGCATTGGCAGGTGTGCCAAG ATGTCCTATGAACTGTGGAGGAAACTGGAAGAGGAGGAAGATAGTGAGACCAAGGGCCGAAGGCCGGAGATTGGGCATATATTCCTCCTGGACAGAG ATGTGGACTTCGTGACAGCACTTTGCTCCCAAGTGGTTTATGAGGGCTTGGTGGACGACACCTTCCGAATCAAATGTG GGAGTGTGGACTTTGGCCCCGAAGTCACATCCTCTGACAAGAGCCTGAAGGTGCTGCTGAATGCTGAGGACAAG gTGTTCAGCGAGATCCGTAATGAGCACTTCTCTAATGTCTTTGGCTTCCTGAGCCAGAAGGCCCGGAACCTGCAGGCCCAGTATGAC CGCCGGCGTGGCATGGACATTAAGCAGATGAAGAACTTCGTGTCCCGGGAGCTCAAGGGGCTGAAGCAGGAGCACCGCCTATTGAGTCTCC ACATCGGGGCGTGTGAATCGATCATGAAGAAGAAGACCAAGCAGGACTTCCAGGAGCTAATCAAGACTGAGCACG CACTGCTCGAGGGCTTCAACATCCGGGAGGGCACCAGCTACATCGAGGAGCACATAGACCGGCAG gTGTCACCCATAGAAAGTCTGCGCCTCATGTGCCTCTTGTCCATCACTGAGAATG GTTTGATTCCCAAGGATTACCGGTCTCTGAAAACTCAGTATCTGCAG AGTTACGGTCCTGAGCACCTGCTAACCTTCTCCAATCTGCGGCGAGCTGGGCTGCTGACAGAGCAGGCTCCGGGGGACACACTCACAGCTGTGGAGAGTAAAGTGAGCAAGCTTGTGACTGACAAGGCTGCAG GGAAGATCACTGATGCCTTCAGTTCCCTGGCCAAGAGGAGCAATTTCCGTGCCATCAGCAAAAAGCTGAATTTG ATCCCGCGGGTGGATGGCGAGTACGACCTGAAAGTGCCTCGAGACATGGCGTATGTCTTCAGTGGCGCTTATGTGCCCCTGAGCTGCCGGATCATGGAGCTG GTGCTGGAGCGACGAAGTTGGCAGGGTCTTGACGAGGTGGTGCGGCTGCTCAACTGCAGTGAGTGTGTGTTTACAG ACACGGCCAAGGAGGACAAGCAATCCAGTGAGTCCCTGCGCCTCATCTTGGTGGTGTTCTTAGGGGGCTGCACGTTCTCCGAGATCTCCGCCCTCCGCTTCCTGGGCAGAGAGAAAG GCTACAGGTTCATTTTCCTGACTACGGCAGTCACAAACAGTGCACGCCTTATGGAAGCCATGAGTGAGGTGAGAGCCTGA
- the NGRN gene encoding neugrin yields the protein MAAALNTLLGRRGLAALSRCGFATRVVTGPGPVGREPDPDSDWEPEERELQELESTLKRQKKAIRFQRLRRQMEAPGAPPRTLTWEAMDQIRYLHEEFTECWSVPRLAEGFGVSPDVIRRVLKSKFVPSLEQKLKQDQKVLQKARLVQSVLQLQGPADAVKSLLASPSLVPGDETSATGQGPGTVLRVVEANLPDTGAPRRQKRRSQSDRDQQESLVPGAAALGRQRELPKSSMRDSQLSSSKVPEELEGGEVHSENFSSKVVQRGQEFYDSNGNFLYRV from the exons ATGGCGGCTGCGCTGAATACCCTGCTGGGCCGGCGCGGACTCGCGGCCCTGTCTCGCTGCGGGTTCGCGACCCGGGTGGTGACGGGCCCGGGCCCCGTCGGCCGCGAGCCGGACCCCGATTCCGACTGGGAGCCTGAGGAACGggagctgcaggagctggagag CACCCTGAAACGACAGAAAAAGGCCATCCGGTTCCAGAGACTTCGGAGGCAGATGGAGGCACCTGGTGCCCCGCCCAGGACCCTGACATGGGAAGCCATGGATCAGATCCG gtaTTTACATGAAGAATTTACAGAGTGCTGGTCAGTTCCCAGGTTGGCTGAAGGCTTCGGTGTCAGCCCCGATGTGATCCGAAgggttttaaaaagcaagtttgtACCCTCGTTGGAGCAGAAGCTGAAGCAGGatcagaaagtccttcagaaagccaggctggtGCAGTCGGTACTGCAGCTCCAGGGCCCTGCGGACGCAGTAAAGTCACTCTTGGCCAGCCCTAGCCTGGTGCCAGGAGATGAAACCTCAGCCACAGGTCAGGGTCCGGGCACAGTTTTGAGGGTGGTAGAGGCAAACCTGCCTGATACAGGTGCCCCGAGGAGACAGAAGAGGCGGAGTCAAAGCGACCGGGACCAGCAGGAGAGCTTGGTgcctggtgctgcagccttgggTCGGCAGAGAGAGCTCCCAAAGTCCTCCATGCGTGATAGTCAGCTGTCCAGCAGCAAGGTGCCAGAAGAGCTGGAAGGAGGGGAGGTTCACAGTGAGAACTTTAGCAGCAAAGTGGTGCAGAGAGGGCAGGAGTTCTATGACAGCAATGGAAACTTCCTGTACAGAGTTTGA
- the VPS33B gene encoding vacuolar protein sorting-associated protein 33B isoform X2 yields the protein MAFPHRPDAPELPDFSMLKRLARDQLIYLLEQLPGKKDLFIEADLMSPLDRIANVSILKQHEVDKLYKVENKPVVSSSEQLCFLVRPRIKNMRYIANLVNADKLAGRTRKYKVIFSPQKFYACEMVLEEEGIYGDVSCDEWAFSLLPLDVDLLSMELPEFFRDYFLEGDQRWINTVAQALHLLSTLYGPFSNCYGIGRCAKMSYELWRKLEEEEDSETKGRRPEIGHIFLLDRDVDFVTALCSQVVYEGLVDDTFRIKCGSVDFGPEVTSSDKSLKVLLNAEDKVFSEIRNEHFSNVFGFLSQKARNLQAQYDRRRGMDIKQMKNFVSRELKGLKQEHRLLSLHIGACESIMKKKTKQDFQELIKTEHALLEGFNIREGTSYIEEHIDRQVSPIESLRLMCLLSITENGLIPKDYRSLKTQYLQSYGPEHLLTFSNLRRAGLLTEQAPGDTLTAVESKVSKLVTDKAADPAGGWRVRPESASRHGVCLQWRLCAPELPDHGAGAGATKLAGS from the exons ATGGCCTTCCCGCATCGACCGGACGCCCCTGAGCTGCCGGACTTCTCCATGCTAAAGAGGCTTGCCCGCGACCAGCTCATCTACCTcctggagcag cttcctgggaaaaaagatttgttcatcgAGGCAGATCTCATGAGCCCTCTGGATCGGATCGCCAACGTCTCCATCCTGAAG caacatgaagtggacaAACTGTACAAGGTGGAGAACAAGCCGGTTGTCAGTTCCAGCGAGCA atTGTGCTTCCTGGTCCGACCTCGCATCAAGAATATGCGTTACATTGCTA ATCTTGTCAACGCTGACAAACTGGCTGGCCGAACTCGAAAATACAAAGTTATCTTTAGTCCTCAGAAG ttttaTGCGTGTGAGATGGTGTTGGAAGAAGAGGGCATCTATGGAG ATGTGAGCTGTGATGAAtgggccttctctctgctgcctcttGATGTGGACCTGTTAAGCATGGAGCTGCCTGAGTTCTTTAGGGACTACTTCCTG GAGGGAGATCAGCGCTGGATCAACACTGTGGCTCAGGCGCTGCACCTTCTCAGCACCCTCTACGGGCCCTTTTCCAATTGCTATGGCATTGGCAGGTGTGCCAAG ATGTCCTATGAACTGTGGAGGAAACTGGAAGAGGAGGAAGATAGTGAGACCAAGGGCCGAAGGCCGGAGATTGGGCATATATTCCTCCTGGACAGAG ATGTGGACTTCGTGACAGCACTTTGCTCCCAAGTGGTTTATGAGGGCTTGGTGGACGACACCTTCCGAATCAAATGTG GGAGTGTGGACTTTGGCCCCGAAGTCACATCCTCTGACAAGAGCCTGAAGGTGCTGCTGAATGCTGAGGACAAG gTGTTCAGCGAGATCCGTAATGAGCACTTCTCTAATGTCTTTGGCTTCCTGAGCCAGAAGGCCCGGAACCTGCAGGCCCAGTATGAC CGCCGGCGTGGCATGGACATTAAGCAGATGAAGAACTTCGTGTCCCGGGAGCTCAAGGGGCTGAAGCAGGAGCACCGCCTATTGAGTCTCC ACATCGGGGCGTGTGAATCGATCATGAAGAAGAAGACCAAGCAGGACTTCCAGGAGCTAATCAAGACTGAGCACG CACTGCTCGAGGGCTTCAACATCCGGGAGGGCACCAGCTACATCGAGGAGCACATAGACCGGCAG gTGTCACCCATAGAAAGTCTGCGCCTCATGTGCCTCTTGTCCATCACTGAGAATG GTTTGATTCCCAAGGATTACCGGTCTCTGAAAACTCAGTATCTGCAG AGTTACGGTCCTGAGCACCTGCTAACCTTCTCCAATCTGCGGCGAGCTGGGCTGCTGACAGAGCAGGCTCCGGGGGACACACTCACAGCTGTGGAGAGTAAAGTGAGCAAGCTTGTGACTGACAAGGCTGCAG ATCCCGCGGGTGGATGGCGAGTACGACCTGAAAGTGCCTCGAGACATGGCGTATGTCTTCAGTGGCGCTTATGTGCCCCTGAGCTGCCGGATCATGGAGCTG GTGCTGGAGCGACGAAGTTGGCAGGGTCTTGA